The window atctgatgtgatgtgatgtgattcaTGTGGTGTTGTCTGTGAATCAGACCGGGTGCGcactgacatctagtggctgaaagAGGGAACTGACTCTGCTGAATTAAAGTCTAGATGAAGACTTCTCCAACTTTCTCATGTCAAGAGCTGTTGGTTTTGTCTCCTGAAGAAGTTGTTCCCAAATGATTTTTGctcctgttcttcttcttcttcttgtcctcaTCCAGACGTTTGTAGCCAACATCCTGATCGCAGTGAACCCGTACTATGACATCCCAAAGCTTTACTCTCCGGAGACCATCAGCAAGTACCGGGGGCGGTCGCTGGGCACGCTGCCGCCGCACGTCTACGCCATCGGTGAGTCTACCGTACAAGTacttctgtttctctgctgagtaaatatatatatatatatatatatatatatatataaagttgtTCCTGTGTGGGAGGATCCGTGTTTATTGTGATTAATGTTAACAGGTCAGATAGCACTACAAGCttgtttattagtttttattttgtcaggttgCTGAACTCTCTTTGCTGTTAAACAGTAAATCCAGTGAGTCACAGACGAGTGACCGCCTGAGAGGATATATTATAGAATAGTAATCATCATTATCAACACTTTACATTTATGTGTTTACTTGAGGTCGTACTTTTTGCTGATCATGTCAATTGCTccaataaaataaagattttccttcttattttctttttctattgtCTGTTGGTCGTAGTTTGAccatttctatttttaataaGTCTTTTTAAGACCTTAATGTATTCCTCAGAGTCCCCTCAAGGAGGTCTACGGGGATTCTTGCACATGTAATAAAACAACAGATATAAAGTAAGACAACAGCGAcacataagtaaataagtaaattaacaAATAAGCAAACAAGCACACTCTTGCAAAGTACACAATGGCTTCTTTAGCAAACTTAGTTAGACTCTTTACCTCTTTAATATTTttagtatttaatattttttcagtGCTCTTATTGTGAGGACAAAACATTATGTAATGGTGCTCGTTAACTTGCTCTCCTGTCAAACATAAAGTAGACGTGAATATCTCTTTTTTGAAATCTAAATTTGTTTTGtgcaaattaaaatatattcaaaaaacCTTATCAGTCTCACTCTGCCAAACCCGAGGACACATATCCTTGAATCTAAACTTAAAGGAGTCTGGAGATGTTCCATATTTTTCTTGTACTCCTCAAATCCCATGAAAGAACCAAAACCAACAGTTAATTTATCCTGCTAACAGGCGTTGTCCTCTGAGCAGAATCAGTTCATTAATAACTTCCTGTTGTAGTTTCTGATCCGTCCAGCAGGCGGCAGTCAGCGCTCAGATTTCCCACAGTCCTCTGAACACCACAGTGGTTTCTATCTTTATATTtcagacagaaacaaacatgtttttaatgtgtgtttggtTGTCGGGGTCAGGTTAGTGTGTTTGGTTGTCGGGGTCAGGTTAGTGTGGTTGAGGAGGAGGGAAGTGTAAATCTAACGTGttcttgtgtctgtgtttgtcggCCAGCTGATAAGGCGTACCGGGACATGAAGGTCCTGAAGATGAGCCAGTCCATCATCGTCTCGGGGGAGTCTGGCGCCGGCAAGACCGAAAACACCAAGTTCGTTCTCAGGTGAGGAAGACGCTGCGTctttatataacaatatatatataacaacaacCGTCATGTGATTATAGCTGGAAATGTCCTGGTGAAATCTGATGAGTTAAgttacacaaacaaaccaaagggTCGCTTCATTTTTACTTCACTTTAATCGTCTTTACTTAATTTTACTTGTCTTTTCTTTGCTTTACTTCAGTTTACTTTTCTTTACTTTACTTCAATTTACACATGTATCTTTATAAACAATCTATGAGCCACAGTAACACCGTGATCATGAGAGGAAACCTGCTGAAACTCTTCTTGTTCTCCGTTTTTCTCCTGACAGATACTTGACGTCGTCGTATGGAACCGGTCAGGACATCGACGAGAGGATAGTGGAAGGTGAGCCTCGCTTCATATccgttatttatttaatagtttcTTCTGTTTGAGTTTGTGACTCTTagtttcccctcctctctcgcCCTGCAGCGAACCCGTTGCTGGAAGCTTTCGGAAACGCGAAAACTGTCcggaacaacaacagcagccgcTTCGGAAAGTTTGTGGAAATCCACTTCAATGAGAAGGTGCTTTACGCTTTACGCTGCGCTATCAGAGAACTCCTCTGTTTGTCTCCTGAGCGCTCTCCAGATGACTGTTCCTCAAACAATGAAAAGCTATGAATTAAATATGATGCCTAATAGCTGTGGTTATTTAGCATAAACTGTTTACATTTATCTTCTTAATGAATATCTCTGCATTCATGAATAAACACAATATTCCCCCGTATCGTCTCGGATGCTTAGGCAGCAAAAAACGAACCGTAATGAGGCCTCAGTTTCTGcagtatttatcttttttactcttttgtctctgttgctgctgcagacGTGCATATATGCTATAAATCAGCATATATTCTTCACATTATGACGTGTTATTTTCTCTTGTATTGACCTTAAACTTTCCAGATTTCCTACTTTATTAACTTTCCTCCATGTAAACCAATATACAAGGATAGGATATGAGGTCAACGTGGTTTTGGTATTTAggatattaaaatgtgtttcccgTGTGCTCAGAACGCCGTCGTGGGCGGCTTCGTGTCGCACTACCTGCTGGAGAAGTCGAGGATCTGCAGACAAAgcaaagaggagagaaactaCCACATCTTCTACCGACTGTGTGCCGGAGCGCCCGAGGACATCAGGCAGAAGTTCCACCTCGGCTCCCCGGACACCTTCAGGGTACGGACGCATCACACTTCCTCTTTAAAGAGATAGCTGGGATGTTGTACTTCTCcgtagtcagtgtgttacctacaggagatggagtttggagcaagcatgctgctgtggacggaggcttttagacacctaaaagaatcaagaagtgtacgctatatttagaatatgttttaccacagccctttctgacaggtaactgaagccgttatctacgctctctcttcaaagccaccagactcctttgacagaAACAtaaattttacctcacagaacaacTAATCTTCCCAGGTCTTTAGACcacggtggaaacgcagacaacacgtaggactgaaggaaccttttagttccttgtaAAGTAGTTCCAGGCATCTAAAGGGCGCATTCacacctgccttgtttagtTGGGTTGAATGTAACCCTGGAGCGTTTTACCCTCTCGGTGCGGTTCGTTTTGGGCAGGTGTGAACGCAGCACTCGGATGCAGCACCTAAACAAGCGAACCGAGACCTCCTGGAAGGGGTGGTCTCGGTTCGGTTCCAAACAAACTGCGGTACGGTTCGTTTGTGGTGAGAACGTGATCCGACCTCGAGAAAGCATTGCGcctttttggattaaaccagctCCGGTAGCGAGCAGCACTGTGCACGTCAACACCAGACAACATTACTACAAAAGAGCCAACGCTCGCCCTCGCTATtctctaaataataaataataataataataataataataaataatagtacTAAACAGGTGTGACAtcaggctgtgttgaagaccaCGGGCGTACCAGATGGCACTTCGGAAATAGTTTTGGCCGATGAGTATGTCACAGTTTAGGAGGGTTAatgcacgcctcctcctccgtcctccaaACGTCTTGATATGAGCCTTCGACGACTCCAGTACATCAATACGTTGTTTTCCAGTTGCGGCCGCGGCTCATTTTCAAACTGTCTCATTTGCCTTGAGTGAAAAATTGCAATAGAAGCAGCAGGTGTTGGTGAGATTTCATCTGTAAGTGTGAATAACTGTCTTGAGATATTTAATTTAAGTGACGTTTGTATCTTcagagaaacatattttttctctgtatttttcCATCCAGTTGATGGAGAACGGATGTTCTACAACATCTGGACTCTCCACACGAGACCGCTCTGTGTCTGATAAGAGATTCAagcttgttgtgttgtttaAGGCTTCATTTCAAGTCGTCTAGTTGTACGCTGGAACGTGTTGGTGGCAGTCAGAGCTCAACGCAGCGGTATCATGTGACTGACCACTCGTACGACTTTTatagaaacattaaaatcatgtcagtggttcccaaacgtTTTTCTGCAGGTCCCCTTTCTGTAGATAAGAACATATTTTCACGCCTCCTACCAcccacattcacacaaacacactcccagacacaaacacactctcagacacaaacacactctcagacacaaacacactctcagaCACGTCCTCTGCTTGTAAACTTCTGTAGAAGTTATTTGAAACAACTTCAGCGTGTTCAGACGTTTTACTGAAAAGAAACGAAATAAGGAACAAGTCACTTTCAGAGAGGAAGCATCAGAAGTGACACCGCGGCGTTTGTCTTCTAAAAGCGTTAATTGCTTTCCAACAGATTTTCTCTAAATTGCCTCTCTGCACAACAACGGAGAGTTTACCAACTCCCCGAGAATAAACAAAAGCCCCCTCAACATTTTCTCTGCAAGAATTACTCTTCTAGTCTTGCCGCTTTCGCTGGGGGAAGGGAGCtccgctgctctgctctgcactAGCTGGGACCGCTCCATCCTCCGCACGGCGATGGGCTCATTAACGTTATATATAACGTTCCCGtacagcattgggtttaaatctgaaatattgccaaataggcgcttttgcttctCGCTTtgcatcgtcttgtctgtcgactctctctcgtcccgtgcgTGTGAAATCTGTgttgagactccgtacggagcagatgcattcacggtcagtttctagcgtccgtcgtctgactcCATCCATTTTAGACTGAATATAATCTGGACTTCACctgatttgtgtctctgttaATAGGAACCGAGTGTGCAGACCTCTAAATCACTGTTATTGAGGGATACTTACACAAAATAAagcacatatacatacatttagagAGGCTGTAGTGTGAAGATAACTCCTTGAAATACCCTGAGACAGCAGAGGGCAGCACTGAGCCGTCTCTGATCCGTCTCTGATCCGTCACTGAGCCGGCTGGCCTTCATTAAAGC is drawn from Sebastes umbrosus isolate fSebUmb1 chromosome 18, fSebUmb1.pri, whole genome shotgun sequence and contains these coding sequences:
- the myo6a gene encoding myosin VIa isoform X1 yields the protein MEDGKPVWAPHPADGFQLGTIVDIGADSLTIEPLKQKGKTFLAAVNQVFPAEEDVNKHVEDNCSLMYLNEATLLNNVRVRYSKDKIYTFVANILIAVNPYYDIPKLYSPETISKYRGRSLGTLPPHVYAIADKAYRDMKVLKMSQSIIVSGESGAGKTENTKFVLRYLTSSYGTGQDIDERIVEANPLLEAFGNAKTVRNNNSSRFGKFVEIHFNEKNAVVGGFVSHYLLEKSRICRQSKEERNYHIFYRLCAGAPEDIRQKFHLGSPDTFRLMENGCSTTSGLSTRDRSVSDKRFKLVVLFKASFQVV